A part of Raphanus sativus cultivar WK10039 unplaced genomic scaffold, ASM80110v3 Scaffold3225, whole genome shotgun sequence genomic DNA contains:
- the LOC108807403 gene encoding protein AIG2 B, whose amino-acid sequence MTSSDQSPSHNVFVYGSFQEPSVVSLILECSPVTVSAQLHGFHVYRLKGRLHACISPSENGLINGKILIGLTDAQLENLDMIEGDDYVRKTVEVVLTDTSEKMKVETYVWANKDDPDMYGEWDFEEWKRLHMEKFMEAAKKFTEWKKNPDGQSREEFEKFVHEDPHVA is encoded by the exons TCGCACAATGTCTTTGTCTACGGCAGTTTCCAAGAACCATCCGTCGTCAGTTTGATCCTCGAATGCAGTCCTGTCACCGTCTCCGCTCAGCTCCACGGCTT tcaTGTGTATAGGCTGAAAGGGCGTTTGCACGCATGTATCTCTCCTTCTGAGAACGGACTTATCAACGGAAAG ATACTAATTGGATTAACAGATGCTCAGCTAGAGAACTTAGATATGATTGAAGGAGATGACTACGTGAGGAAGACTGTTGAAGTTGTATTAACT GACACTTCTGAGAAGATGAAAGTGGAAACCTATGTATGGGCTAACAAGGATGATCCTGATATGTATGGAGAATGGGATTTCGAG GAATGGAAGAGGCTTCACATGGAGAAATTCATGGAAGCGGCCAAGAAATTTACGGAATGGAAGAAGAATCCGGATGGGCAATCAAGGGAGGAGTTTGAGAAATTTGTACATGAAGATCCTCATGTGGCCTGA